The sequence below is a genomic window from Sphingobacterium sp. ML3W.
CGACCAATTCATAATAGAACCCTCTAAAACGGATATCTACTAACGTGAATTGATGTGCGCTATCTGAAGGATGGACAGACACCCATTCCTGATGTATGATGATGGTCGATCCGCCTTGGATATCGAGCAATTGAGCTTCGGAACTACTTAGGATATTGCTTTTCGCCAGTAGTTGTGCTGTGTACGGATTTGTAGGTCTTTCATAAAGGTCGCGGGGATGTCCTTGATCCAGAATGCGACCATCTTTCATGACAATAAGATCGTCCGCCAAGGCAAGAACTTCTGTCGGGTCATGCGATACGAGTATAATCGTCAGACCAGTATCGACTACAATTTGCTTGATATCTTGTTGTAAGGTGTCCCTAAATGAAGCATCTACCTGATTGAAAGGCTCGTCCATTAATAGAACTTTAGGATCATTGACAAGTGCTCTACAGATGGCTACGCGTTGTTTCTCACCACCACTGATGTCAGCAATTCTTTTTTTTGCGAGATGGTCGATGCGCAATCTTTTCAAAATTGCAGCAGTTTTATTGTGCTTAGCTTCTAAATTCGTGTTTGGCAGTTGCGAAGCAACATTATCCCAAACATTTGCAAATGTGTTTAAATCATCAAAACCTTGAGATACCAGTTTCATATCTTGATGACCTGGTATTAATTTATCTTTTCTTGTGGGCACCAACCACCCTTTATAGCGAACTTCACCTTGTAAGGGTTCCAGTAAGCCATAAATCAATCGAAGAAGGGTACTTTTCCCACTTCCCGATTCTCCAATAATGGCTGTGATTTTACCTTCTTGAATTCCTAGGTCTGCCTGATCTACGGCTAAGATTTCTGCTTTTTCTGAAAATGAAAAACTGAGATTTTTAGTATGGATATAGGGAAGTCCAAGGACCTCTTTATCAAAGGGTACGTATTGACAAGAAGATTGTAACATATTTTTCAAAATAAAAAAGCCGAATTTTTTGATTCGGCTTAAAATTAAGCATAATAATATTATTCTTCTCTAAAAACCTAGTGTTAGACCAAAAGTAAAGTTATTCAGACCATCTTGATTTGGGCTATTTTCAAACATATCGTTGAAATAGTATTTGACAAAAACTCCCATAGAATCATAACCGAGCCTTGCAAAGGCCCCGTATTGGAAACTCGCGAGGTTGTAGTTGTCCTTAAATTTTTGACTTCCTTGCGCACTACTTTTTAGACGCTGACTTCCTTTTAATAAGATTCCGGTCATTGCGCCAACGGCAAGTTTGGCGCGATCACCATTTTTGAATTTTTTACTTCTGAATTCAAATGTTAATGGAACACGTAGGTATGTGGATGTGAACACATTTTTCTTATAATTGATGTCCTCAGGATAGGAATAGTCTAAAGGTGTGGCATCCTGATCTAATAAAACATTGTGTTTTAATCTTAAATAATTCCATTCGAACCCTGTCGATATATATGTTTTGAATTGATCACTAAATCTAAGGCCAAATTGCGCAATATCGAAACCAAAATTGGATGCTTTTTTATATTCTAAAAACTCGTTATTTTCATTTAGGGTAAAACTACCGTCATTGATAAGTCTTGAAAATCCCCAATCTATACGAGAAAATGTAATTCCTCCGAATGTTCTTGGATATTTGGATACAGCAGGTTTGTCTTTATCGTCGGCTTTATCGCTATCTTCTTTACCTAAAATACTCGTTGAAATATTTATTTTTTTAGTGCTATCTTGTTGTGCATGAGATTTTCCTATCATGCAGCAAATTAGGATACCGGTGATTGCGAACGATACAATATATTTTTTCATATAGAAAGAGTTTATAAGGTGTTACTTTTTTCTTTTTTTATTTTTAACGAGGCTATTCAGGAGGTCAATCTGTAATGATCCTTCGTCATCATTGCTGAACTGAACTTCTGGACCATTCCCTTGATTAATGGTTTTGCTGAGGATATTGAGCACTTTGGTTACAACAGTTTGCGAGTTTGTGTTGGTAGAAGCCATCATACTATTCTCTTCTTCAGGATTTTCAACCAATGGTTTGATGGGTATGTATTCAACTACACGAGTAGCCTGTGTTTGTGTGTCTACCACAACTATGATCGGTTGCTCTTTGTCCACTTTTAATCGTTGAAATGCTTGCTGTTTTTCAGACGGAATGACTTCCGTGTATGATGCTATAGGTTGCACTGATTTGTTTTCATGCGGGTTGGCGTTGTTTACAGATTTGCCCGAAAACTGCACCTGTTTTTCTATAATTACGGGTGCTACCTTTGGTGTTACTTTTTGCGGAGTTATAATTTCATTATCTATTTTGCGCTCAGCATATCTTATATTTTCAGCATTATTGCCAGACTGGTGTTGTAGTAGAAAACTGGCAATACCTACACAGATTAAGATTGCTGCTGCTGCAACTATTGCTTTCAACCAACTTGTTTTTTTCTTTATTGGGACGACCTTTTGTTCATCAAGTTCTAGTACTATTTTTTTCCATACATCCGTGCTCGGTTGTATGTCAAGGTTATCAAAATGATCCCGTAATAATTTATCTAAATCTTGATCTTTCATAATGTTAATGCCTCAATTTTTAATAATCTTGTTTTTAACCATTGCCTTGCCCGAGATAACTGTGACTTTGAGTTTCCTTCACTTATGTTGAGCATCTCTGAAATTTCTTTATGAGCATATCCTTCGATGGCATAGAGATTAAAAACGGTACGGTAACCAACAGGTAATTGATGGACGAGAGACATGAGGTCTTTGTAATGTAGCGGATCACTATGGGTGGTATTCGTTATTTCAAGAACACCATCACTTTCAAGTGGTTCTACAAAACTAATTTTATTTTTGCGTTGTGTTTCAATTGCGGTGTTGACCATAATCTTTCGTATCCATCCTTCTAAAGATCCATTTTCTGAAAATAGATGCGCTTTAGAAAATACTTTTACAAAACCGATCTGCAGTATGTCTTCAGCTTCTAAGCTATCTTTAGCATAGCGTAAACAGACGGCATACATTTTTTTAGAGAAAAACTGGTATAAATCAAATTGTGCTTTTCTATCTCCTAGGAGACATTTTTTCCATATTGAATCTATACTTAGGTTTTCCAAAATTTAATCAGTTTATATTAGGAAGACGTAAGATAAAGGATAAAGGTTGCGTGGGGTACAACTATTTTATAATTATTTTTCGACTGCTTGGAGAAGTGATCTCAATTTCAATTATTTTAGCATCTTCAGGAAGTAGGTTTGGGATTTTGTTAGGCCATTCAATGAAACAATAATTCCCCGAGTAGAAATAATCTTCATAACCAAAATCGTAAGCTTCTTCTTCTTCTTTTATCCTGTAAAAATCGAAATGGAAGATTGTACCTTGAGCCGAATGATATTCATTTACGATAGAAAATGTGGGACTAGAGGTGTTGTCTTCCACCTGTAAGGCTTCGCAAAGGGCTTTAATAAAGGTGGTTTTTCCTGCACCCATATTTCCATAAAAAAGAAAAACACGATCATCAGGAAAGGATTTTAAAATTAATTCTGCAGCATGACCTAATTCCGATAGTTGATTGACTTCGATTACCATGCTGCAAAATTACTTATTTGGAAGTATAAGTAGCGAAAGGAATGATCATTTCTTCCAATGAAATGCCTCCGTGTTGGAAAGTTTCATTAAAATAATTGACAAATTGATTGTAATTATTAGGGTATACAAAATAAGAGTCTTCTTTGGCAAATACAAAACAAGAGCTCATATGAAGCTTAGGAAGTTGTGCATCATGTGGGTTTTTAATTAAAAAAACGTCCTTTTCTATGAAATTTAAGTTTTTGCCTTGTTTATAGCGTAGGTTGGTATTCGTATTTCGATCCCCAACGATTTTACTCGGTTTTTTCACTTTGATGGTACCGTGGTCAGTCGTTATAATGACCTTTACGTTGCGTTGTGAAAGCCATTTTAAAGCTTCGAACAATGGAGAGTGCTCAAACCATGAAAGCGTCAAAGAGCGGTATGCCGCTTCGTTATTTGCCAATTCACGAATCATCGCCATATCTGTCCTTGCATGCGAAAGCATATCTACGAAGTTGTAAACAAGTACGTTTAGGTTGTTTTGCATGAGATTACTCAGGTTGTCAACAACATCTTTACCTTGATCCAAAGTCAATACTTTTGTATAGGAATGCTTAATGGGCTTACGGTAGACACGATTAATCTGGTCTTCTAAAAATTTATCCTCATATAAGTTTTTACCACCTTCGTCCTCATCGTTCTGCCACATTTTAGGAAATCTTTTTTCCATTTCTAAAGGTGTTAATCCACTAAAAATGGCGTTACGAGCATATTGTGTGGCAGTAGGCAAGATACTGTAATAGGTGTCTTCTTCCTCTAATCTAAAATAATCGGTAATAACTTCGTTGATTACTTTCCACTGGTCGTAACGCAGATTGTCTATTAAAAAGAAAAATGTAGGTCTATCCTCCGTTAATTGGGTGAATACTTTTTTCTTAAATAACTGATGTGATAAAATCGGAGACTGATCTGGATTTTTCATCCAGTTCAAGTAATTA
It includes:
- a CDS encoding ABC transporter ATP-binding protein; the protein is MLQSSCQYVPFDKEVLGLPYIHTKNLSFSFSEKAEILAVDQADLGIQEGKITAIIGESGSGKSTLLRLIYGLLEPLQGEVRYKGWLVPTRKDKLIPGHQDMKLVSQGFDDLNTFANVWDNVASQLPNTNLEAKHNKTAAILKRLRIDHLAKKRIADISGGEKQRVAICRALVNDPKVLLMDEPFNQVDASFRDTLQQDIKQIVVDTGLTIILVSHDPTEVLALADDLIVMKDGRILDQGHPRDLYERPTNPYTAQLLAKSNILSSSEAQLLDIQGGSTIIIHQEWVSVHPSDSAHQFTLVDIRFRGFYYELVVSSGELHLHAITTDPVNMQVGAAVSITIQQYISL
- a CDS encoding outer membrane beta-barrel protein, with protein sequence MKKYIVSFAITGILICCMIGKSHAQQDSTKKINISTSILGKEDSDKADDKDKPAVSKYPRTFGGITFSRIDWGFSRLINDGSFTLNENNEFLEYKKASNFGFDIAQFGLRFSDQFKTYISTGFEWNYLRLKHNVLLDQDATPLDYSYPEDINYKKNVFTSTYLRVPLTFEFRSKKFKNGDRAKLAVGAMTGILLKGSQRLKSSAQGSQKFKDNYNLASFQYGAFARLGYDSMGVFVKYYFNDMFENSPNQDGLNNFTFGLTLGF
- a CDS encoding RNA polymerase sigma factor — its product is MENLSIDSIWKKCLLGDRKAQFDLYQFFSKKMYAVCLRYAKDSLEAEDILQIGFVKVFSKAHLFSENGSLEGWIRKIMVNTAIETQRKNKISFVEPLESDGVLEITNTTHSDPLHYKDLMSLVHQLPVGYRTVFNLYAIEGYAHKEISEMLNISEGNSKSQLSRARQWLKTRLLKIEALTL
- the tsaE gene encoding tRNA (adenosine(37)-N6)-threonylcarbamoyltransferase complex ATPase subunit type 1 TsaE — encoded protein: MVIEVNQLSELGHAAELILKSFPDDRVFLFYGNMGAGKTTFIKALCEALQVEDNTSSPTFSIVNEYHSAQGTIFHFDFYRIKEEEEAYDFGYEDYFYSGNYCFIEWPNKIPNLLPEDAKIIEIEITSPSSRKIIIK
- a CDS encoding PglZ domain-containing protein produces the protein MQKTHILWADDEIDFLKPHILLLEERGYKVKTVNNGNDAVDAFKEGLFDLVFLDENMPGLTGLETLAILKSINPTVPTVLVTKNEEEHVMEDAIGSKIDDYLIKPVNPKQILLTIKKLTENRRLVNEKTSMAYQQDFRNLGMVLNDDLSYKQWTEAYKKLIYWELSLEKLEDAGMHEILTTQKSEANVQFSKFIERNYLNWMKNPDQSPILSHQLFKKKVFTQLTEDRPTFFFLIDNLRYDQWKVINEVITDYFRLEEEDTYYSILPTATQYARNAIFSGLTPLEMEKRFPKMWQNDEDEGGKNLYEDKFLEDQINRVYRKPIKHSYTKVLTLDQGKDVVDNLSNLMQNNLNVLVYNFVDMLSHARTDMAMIRELANNEAAYRSLTLSWFEHSPLFEALKWLSQRNVKVIITTDHGTIKVKKPSKIVGDRNTNTNLRYKQGKNLNFIEKDVFLIKNPHDAQLPKLHMSSCFVFAKEDSYFVYPNNYNQFVNYFNETFQHGGISLEEMIIPFATYTSK